The uncultured Flavobacterium sp. genome contains a region encoding:
- a CDS encoding OmpA family protein encodes MRKIVIALTVLTALTSCVSKKQYAALEAKNKETQDLLNSCTVKLNSCLEEKAGLAATAESYKQHNQDLINSSKDLTVLTTKGAENLEKSLESLKEKDLKISRLQDALTKKDSVTLALVTSLKGAVGINDPDIEINVEKGVVFISIADKLLFKSGSYDVSDKAKSVLAKVAKVVNDKPDFECMVEGHTDDVPYKSNGVLLDNWDLSVKRSTSIVRVLTNDLGVNPAKLIAAGRSSYVPLVANDTPDNKARNRRTRIVVMPKIDQFYDMIEKEMKKQAK; translated from the coding sequence ATGAGAAAAATAGTAATTGCGCTAACAGTATTAACAGCCTTAACTTCGTGTGTATCGAAAAAGCAATATGCTGCGTTAGAAGCTAAGAACAAAGAAACCCAAGATTTATTAAACTCTTGCACTGTAAAATTAAACTCTTGTCTTGAAGAAAAAGCAGGATTAGCAGCTACAGCTGAAAGTTACAAACAACATAATCAAGACTTAATCAATAGCTCTAAAGATTTAACTGTATTAACTACTAAAGGAGCTGAAAACCTTGAAAAATCTTTAGAAAGTTTAAAAGAAAAAGATTTAAAAATATCAAGACTTCAAGATGCTTTAACTAAAAAAGACAGTGTAACACTTGCTTTAGTTACAAGTTTAAAAGGAGCAGTTGGAATCAACGATCCAGATATCGAAATCAATGTTGAAAAAGGAGTTGTATTTATCTCTATTGCAGATAAATTATTATTTAAAAGCGGTAGCTACGATGTAAGTGATAAAGCTAAATCTGTTTTAGCTAAAGTTGCAAAAGTAGTAAATGACAAACCTGATTTTGAATGTATGGTTGAAGGTCACACAGATGACGTTCCTTACAAAAGCAACGGAGTTTTGTTAGACAACTGGGATTTAAGTGTTAAACGTTCTACTTCTATCGTTCGTGTCTTAACAAATGATCTAGGGGTTAACCCAGCTAAATTAATTGCTGCTGGTAGAAGTTCATATGTACCTTTAGTTGCAAATGATACTCCAGATAACAAAGCACGCAACAGAAGAACTCGTATCGTTGTTATGCCAAAAATCGATCAATTCTATGATATGATTGAAAAAGAAATGAAAAAACAAGCCAAGTAA
- a CDS encoding L-threonylcarbamoyladenylate synthase, with amino-acid sequence MAEFVKIYPDKPSEAAIAKVVKVLQNGGLVIYPTDTVYGLGCDITNSRALEKIAKIKGVKLEKANFSFICHDLSNLSDYVRQIDTSTFKILKRALPGPYTFILPGNNNLPKEFKKKTTVGIRVPDNNIVLEIVRQLGNPIVSTSIRDEDDVIEYTTDPELIFEKWQNLVDLVIDGGYGDNVGSTIIDLSEFEPVIVREGKGDIDIL; translated from the coding sequence ATGGCCGAATTCGTAAAAATATATCCTGATAAACCTAGTGAAGCGGCAATTGCCAAAGTGGTAAAAGTGCTTCAAAACGGAGGTTTGGTAATTTATCCAACTGATACTGTTTACGGTTTAGGTTGTGATATTACCAATTCGCGTGCGTTAGAAAAAATTGCAAAAATTAAAGGGGTAAAATTAGAGAAAGCAAATTTTTCATTCATTTGCCACGATTTAAGTAATTTATCAGATTACGTTCGTCAGATTGATACATCGACTTTTAAGATCCTAAAAAGAGCTTTACCAGGACCTTATACTTTTATTTTACCGGGAAATAATAATTTGCCAAAAGAGTTTAAAAAGAAAACCACGGTTGGTATTCGTGTTCCTGATAATAATATTGTTTTAGAAATTGTTCGTCAATTAGGTAATCCAATAGTTTCGACTTCTATTCGTGATGAAGATGATGTAATAGAGTATACGACTGATCCTGAATTGATTTTTGAGAAATGGCAAAATCTTGTAGACCTAGTAATTGATGGTGGTTATGGAGATAATGTTGGTTCAACTATCATCGACTTATCAGAGTTTGAACCGGTTATTGTCAGAGAAGGTAAGGGTGATATTGATATTTTGTAA
- a CDS encoding UvrD-helicase domain-containing protein produces MQKYIDQLNEAQRQPVLKKDGPMIIIAGAGSGKTRVLTIRIAYLMAQGVDAFNILSLTFTNKAAREMKHRISDIVGTSEAKNLWMGTFHSIFARILRAESDHLGYPSNFTIYDSQDSARLISSIIKEMQLDRDIYKPKQILGRISSYKNSLITVKAYFNNPELVEADAMAKRPRLGEIYQQYVERCFKAGAMDFDDLLLKTNELLTRFPEVLAKYQNRFRYILVDEYQDTNHSQYLIVRALSDKFQNICVVGDDAQSIYAFRGANINNILNFQKDYEGVIMFRLEQNYRSTRNIVEAANTVMEHNKTKLDKVVWTANDFGQKIKVHRSLTDAEEGRFVASTIFEQKMQNQLHNGAFAILYRTNAQSRAMEDALRKRDIPYRIYGGLSFYQRKEIKDVLCYLRLVINPKDEEALVRVINYPARGIGDTTVEKLTIAANHYKRSIWEVMVNIDKIDLKLNAGTKNKINDFVTMIQSFQVIDQNHDAFYITDYVAKKTGLVQELKKDATPEGMAKIQNIEELLNGLKDFTEGQKEIDGARGALSEFMEDVALATDLDKDTSDEDRVALMTIHLAKGLEFPHVFVVGMEEDLFPSAMSMSTRSELEEERRLFYVALTRAEHQAYLTYAQSRYRWGKLTDSEPSRFIEEIDGQYLEYLTPAESNYRYKSPIDGDIFGDIDKSKLRLAKPVGSTPPKYITDNQPKPDLNIRKLKPVTGTNPNSTAPNLFDNKLTIGNVVMHERFGKGEVVNLEGVGADKKAEIKFEVGGLKKLLLRFAKLDVVG; encoded by the coding sequence ATGCAAAAGTACATTGACCAACTCAATGAAGCGCAACGACAACCCGTTCTGAAGAAAGACGGGCCAATGATTATTATTGCTGGTGCAGGTTCGGGAAAAACCCGTGTTTTAACTATTAGAATTGCTTATTTGATGGCGCAAGGTGTTGACGCTTTCAATATTTTATCGCTTACGTTTACGAATAAAGCTGCTCGTGAAATGAAGCACAGGATTTCGGACATCGTGGGTACATCTGAAGCAAAAAATCTTTGGATGGGAACTTTTCACTCGATTTTTGCTCGTATTCTTCGTGCGGAATCGGATCATTTGGGATATCCATCCAATTTTACAATTTATGATTCTCAGGATTCGGCAAGATTGATTTCTTCTATTATTAAGGAGATGCAGCTGGATCGGGATATTTATAAACCAAAACAAATTTTAGGTCGAATTTCTTCGTACAAAAACAGCTTAATTACAGTAAAAGCGTATTTTAATAATCCTGAATTGGTAGAAGCCGACGCTATGGCTAAAAGACCAAGATTAGGAGAAATTTATCAGCAATATGTTGAGCGTTGTTTTAAAGCGGGCGCAATGGATTTTGATGATTTATTGTTGAAAACGAATGAGTTATTAACTCGTTTCCCGGAAGTTTTAGCAAAATATCAGAATCGTTTTAGATATATTTTGGTTGATGAGTACCAGGATACAAATCACTCTCAATATTTGATTGTTAGGGCTTTATCAGATAAGTTTCAGAATATTTGTGTGGTAGGTGATGATGCGCAGAGTATTTATGCTTTCCGTGGTGCTAATATTAATAATATTCTGAATTTCCAGAAAGATTATGAAGGTGTAATAATGTTCCGTTTAGAGCAAAATTACCGTTCAACTAGAAATATCGTTGAAGCCGCAAATACGGTGATGGAGCATAATAAAACGAAACTGGATAAAGTAGTTTGGACTGCAAATGATTTTGGACAAAAGATAAAGGTACATCGCAGTTTGACAGATGCCGAAGAAGGACGTTTTGTGGCGAGTACAATTTTTGAACAGAAAATGCAGAATCAGCTGCACAATGGTGCATTTGCAATTTTGTATCGTACCAACGCGCAGTCGCGTGCGATGGAAGACGCACTGAGAAAACGTGATATTCCGTATCGAATTTATGGTGGATTATCATTTTATCAACGTAAAGAGATTAAGGATGTTTTGTGTTATTTACGTTTGGTAATTAATCCAAAAGATGAAGAAGCTTTGGTTCGTGTGATTAATTATCCGGCACGTGGAATTGGAGATACTACTGTTGAAAAACTTACGATTGCTGCTAATCATTACAAACGTTCTATTTGGGAAGTAATGGTGAATATTGATAAAATTGACTTGAAATTAAACGCAGGAACGAAGAATAAAATAAATGATTTTGTTACGATGATTCAGAGTTTTCAGGTGATCGATCAAAATCATGACGCTTTTTATATTACAGATTATGTAGCCAAAAAAACGGGTCTTGTTCAGGAATTGAAGAAAGATGCTACACCGGAAGGAATGGCGAAAATTCAGAATATCGAAGAGCTTTTGAACGGTTTAAAAGATTTTACTGAAGGACAAAAAGAAATTGACGGTGCAAGAGGTGCTTTATCTGAATTTATGGAAGATGTGGCGCTTGCAACCGATTTAGATAAAGATACTTCTGATGAAGATCGTGTGGCTTTGATGACGATTCACTTAGCAAAAGGTCTTGAGTTTCCTCATGTTTTTGTAGTGGGAATGGAAGAAGACTTGTTTCCGAGTGCGATGAGTATGAGTACCAGAAGTGAATTAGAAGAAGAACGTCGTTTATTTTACGTAGCTTTAACACGTGCGGAACATCAGGCGTATTTGACGTATGCGCAATCGCGTTATCGTTGGGGAAAATTGACAGATAGCGAACCATCACGTTTTATTGAAGAAATTGACGGACAATATCTGGAATATTTAACTCCTGCGGAAAGTAATTATCGCTATAAATCGCCTATAGATGGTGACATTTTTGGAGATATTGATAAATCAAAATTAAGATTGGCAAAACCGGTAGGATCAACTCCGCCGAAATATATTACGGATAATCAGCCAAAACCGGATTTAAATATTCGTAAATTAAAACCAGTTACAGGAACGAACCCAAATAGTACTGCACCTAATTTATTCGACAATAAACTGACGATTGGAAATGTGGTTATGCACGAACGTTTTGGGAAAGGTGAAGTTGTAAACTTAGAAGGTGTTGGCGCTGATAAAAAGGCTGAAATAAAATTTGAAGTTGGAGGTCTTAAAAAGCTTTTACTTCGTTTTGCAAAATTAGATGTTGTAGGGTAG
- a CDS encoding TSUP family transporter — protein sequence MESYIIILLCLAAFAAGFIDAIVGGGGLIQTPMGLILLLNLPVSTVIGSLKLPAFTGTAFAAFQYLKKVIIQWKLLLIMMCLAVPSAFLGSTLLTYVSNDFMKPLLLVVLSLLLIYTYAKKNFGQHEAKDHSAKTQILYAVVISIIVGFYDGFIGPGTGSFLVVAFIALMGFDFLHASANAKMVNLATNFGSICLFMLKGKIIWVIAIPMAISNGLGGWLGAKLAINKGNGFIRVFFLVVVIGTLIRFAYDVFYK from the coding sequence ATGGAATCATACATCATAATTTTGCTTTGTTTAGCGGCTTTTGCTGCAGGATTTATTGATGCGATTGTAGGCGGCGGCGGACTGATTCAGACTCCAATGGGATTGATTTTATTACTTAATTTACCTGTTTCGACAGTTATAGGATCTTTAAAACTACCGGCATTTACCGGAACTGCTTTTGCGGCTTTTCAATACCTTAAAAAAGTTATTATTCAGTGGAAATTGTTGTTGATTATGATGTGTTTGGCGGTTCCGTCAGCATTTTTGGGTTCTACTTTATTGACTTATGTAAGTAATGATTTTATGAAGCCGCTTTTGTTGGTGGTTTTATCTCTTTTGCTGATTTATACGTATGCAAAGAAAAATTTTGGACAACATGAAGCCAAAGATCATTCAGCTAAAACTCAAATATTATATGCAGTTGTTATCAGTATAATTGTTGGTTTCTATGATGGGTTTATTGGCCCCGGAACCGGAAGTTTTCTGGTAGTTGCTTTTATTGCCTTGATGGGTTTTGACTTTTTGCACGCTTCTGCGAATGCTAAAATGGTAAATCTGGCAACGAATTTTGGATCAATTTGTTTGTTTATGCTTAAAGGAAAAATTATTTGGGTAATCGCAATTCCAATGGCAATTAGTAATGGACTTGGCGGATGGCTTGGTGCAAAACTGGCAATTAATAAAGGAAACGGTTTTATTAGAGTTTTCTTTTTGGTAGTTGTAATTGGGACTTTGATTCGATTTGCTTACGACGTTTTTTATAAATAG